A genomic stretch from Fusarium musae strain F31 chromosome 9, whole genome shotgun sequence includes:
- a CDS encoding hypothetical protein (EggNog:ENOG41~BUSCO:EOG09260JO5) translates to MRNLRNLRFGQCQRDNVTAACWDPEKDQVLVVAQPSVDSCEIELLRISGDRDISVGTVASWEAPNPSPDLVVDKVVSLQYLSGSATTCLVFEGGDIVTVREDDFSEEGAHIEIVGSIDVGIAAARWSPDEELLIVVTKENNVIFMGSTFDPVAEIPMTVEDLNASKHVSVGWGKKETQFQGRGAKAMRDPTIPEKVDEGLPSPHEDGATTISWRGDGAYVAINSVQEVSRRVIRVYSREGELDSASEPVDGLESSLSWRPAGNLMAGIQRKSNQIDVVFFERNGLRHGEFTLRSPSGPVEAHERIRLEWNSDSTVLAVIFKDMVQLWTMGNYHWYLKQEIPIEATSTCLSWHPEKALRFVTTSTNTVVVTEHIFHTARGSCHPPHDNGAVAVIDGETVKLTPFRTANVPPPMSMFDITVPAAAVDVAFGRDNTSFAVLHRKGIDVYEWPVKNGRSIKPKLSKKVLFDEMASPGYNALLRIAAVANAFHYFGYEEEKGFVQRFVHAAGEGKTSLADVNSREVLVATTGYQDDNSFTGYGQDNSGKLFQISETGNETLPVQFQTHLPWFEISKVDDEIVAFGLSRNGHIYANSRLLGKNCTSFIVTPSHLIFTTNNHLVKFVHLSANVDDLEIPADDPETDERCRSVERGSRLVTAIPANMSIVLQMPRGNLETVFPRAMVVAGIRSLIDEKNYARAFSYCRSQRVDMNILYDHQPEQFLANVSLFLDQIPDVAHIDLFLSSLRAEDVTQTMYQDTKRSTNFGADAISSDLSSPAPRGSAVKVNTVCDALLEALQSRKATNLQNTITAHVCKSPPALDDGLLLVAELMREDEKIAEKAVEHICFLVDVNRLYENALGLYNLDLALLVAQQSQRDPREYLPFIQNLHSLPELRRHFEIDDHLERRVKALGHLQTLDVFDELLAYTTKHSLYHDALRLYRYDPPRLQELTAAYAAYLESTSAYREAGLAYESLENWAKATSCYRTAGATCWQECLYTAAQQQPPMSAEAMSDLANNLADALWEAKDYSAAATIHLEYLDSIDMAVRCLCKGYHFADAIRLVVQRKRPDLLTASVDTGLADALGTTTEFLADCKAQLKAQVPRVAELRRKAIEDPLAFYEGDRAGGMDIPDDVSVAASSRVSTSASLFTRYTGKAGSVGTAGTGVSRATSKNRKREEKKRARGRKGTVYEEEYLVNSIRRLIDRVSAAAPDAERLIFALVRRNMPERGRAAEALMAEVSEACTAAVAEVFKVPEAEQKNDAEPTWQATGGEAVLQDFVMGQGKKLEPPIVKGVKKLTLLGS, encoded by the exons ATGCGCAATCTTCGCAACCTTCGATTCGGACAGTGCCAGCGCGATAATGTCACAGCTGCGTGTTGGGATCCTGAGAAGGATCAGGTTCTTGTCGTAGCACAACCTTCTGTGGACAGCTGTGAGATTGAGTTATTGAGAATTTCTGGAGATCGAGACAT CTCCGTCGGTACTGTAGCCAGTTGGGAGGCTCCAAACCCATCACCAGACCTCGTCGTCGATAAGGTCGTCAGTTTGCAGTATCTAAGTGGCTCGGCAACTACATGTCTCGTCTTTGAAGGAGGCGATATCGTTACAGTCCGAGAAGACGATTTCTCAGAAGAAGGTGCTCACATTGAGATTGTTGGTTCTATAGATGTTGGTATTGCTGCTGCGCGATGGTCCCCCGATGAGGAACTCCTCATTGTCGTCACAAAGGAGAACAATGTCATATTCATGGGTTCAACCTTTGACCCAGTTGCTGAGATCCCCATGACAGTCGAGGACCTCAATGCATCGAAGCACGTATCCGTCGGATGGGGAAAGAAGGAGACCCAGTTTCAAGGCCGAGGTGCAAAGGCCATGCGTGATCCTACTATCCCCGAAAAGGTCGATGAAGGTTTACCCAGTCCTCACGAGGATGGTGCAACCACCATTAGCTGGAGAGGCGATGGCGCTTATGTGGCTATCAACTCAGTCCAAGAAGTCTCACGCCGTGTAATCCGAGTTTACTCACGAGAAGGAGAGCTGGACAGTGCAAGTGAGCCAGTTGATGGCCTCGAGAGTTCTCTGAGCTGGCGACCAGCCGGAAACCTAATGGCTGGTATCCAGCGAAAGTCAAACCAGATCGATGTGGTCTTTTTCGAGAGGAACGGTTTGCGGCACGGCGAGTTCACACTTCGTTCTCCTTCCGGGCCAGTTGAGGCTCATGAGAGAATACGTCTTGAGTGGAACTCAGACTCGACTGTCCTCGCGGTGATTTTCAAGGATATGGTTCAGCTATGGACTATGGGCAACTACCACTGGTACCTCAAACAAGAGATCCCTATCGAGGCTACCTCGACATGTTTGTCATGGCATCCCGAGAAGGCTTTGCGCTTTGTCACTACTTCAACAAATACTGTCGTTGTGACAGAGCACATCTTCCATACAGCAAGGGGGTCGTGTCATCCGCCACACGACAATGGTGCCGTTGCGGTAATTGACGGCGAAACAGTAAAGCTGACCCCTTTCCGAACAGCCAATGTACCGCCCCCTATGTCAATGTTCGATATCACGGTTCCTGCGGCGGCAGTTGACGTTGCATTTGGACGTGACAACACGTCCTTTGCGGTTCTTCACCGAAAGGGTATCGATGTTTATGAGTGGCCCGTCAAGAACGGTAGATCCATCAAGCCGAAGCTCTCCAAGAAGGTATTATTTGATGAGATGGCAAGCCCTGGATACAATGCTCTTTTGCGAATCGCCGCTGTAGCTAATGCTTTTCATTACTTCGGTtacgaagaggagaagggctTTGTTCAGCGATTCGTACACGCTGCGGGCGAAGGCAAAACATCTCTCGCAGATGTCAACTCTCGGGAGGTTCTCGTCGCCACAACCGGTTATCAAGACGATAATTCGTTTACTGGGTATGGCCAGGACAACTCGGGAAAGCTATTCCAGATCAGCGAGACTGGAAATGAGACGCTGCCTGTGCAATTCCAAACACACCTGCCTTGGTTTGAGATTagcaaggttgatgatgagattgttgCCTTTGGCCTCTCCAGGAACGGCCATATTTATGCCAATTCTCGTCTCCTGGGAAAGAACTGTACTTCATTCATCGTTACACCCAGCCATCTTATATTCACTACCAATAACCACTTGGTCAAGTTTGTTCACTTGTCCGCCAACGTCGATG ATCTTGAAATCCCTGCAGATGACCCCGAGACCGACGAACGCTGCCGCAGTGTGGAGCGTGGATCTCGACTCGTCACAGCTATTCCCGCCAACATGAGCATTGTTTTGCAGATGCCGCGTGGAAACCTGGAGACTGTCTTCCCTCGAGCCATGGTCGTGGCAGGTATCCGTAGCctgattgatgagaagaactaCGCTCGAGCATTCTCATACTGTCGTAGTCAGCGTGTAGATATGAACATTCTCTACGACCATCAGCCCGAGCAATTCTTGGCCAATGTTAGCCTTTTCCTCGACCAGATCCCTGACGTCGCTCATATCgatctcttcctttcttctctccG TGCCGAAGATGTTACTCAGACCATGTATCAAGATACGAAGCGATCTACCAACTTTGGAGCTGATGCGATTTCCTCCGACTTGTCGTCGCCCGCACCACGGGGTTCTGCTGTAAAGGTCAACACGGTTTGCGATGCTCTTCTCGAGGCCCTCCAGAGTCGCAAGGCTACCAACCTTCAAAATACCATTACCGCCCACGTTTGCAAATCTCCACCTGCGCTCGACGACGGCCTTCTTTTAGTCGCTGAGCTGATgcgtgaggatgagaagattgCTGAAAAGGCAGTCGAGCATATCTGCTTCCTAGTCGACGTCAATCGACTATATGAGAATGCCCTTGGGCTCTATAACCTTGATCTGGCCCTTCTTGTCGCTCAGCAATCCCAGCGCGATCCTCGCGAGTACCTCCCATTCATTCAGAACCTACACTCCCTCCCCGAACTGAGACGTCACTTCGAGATTGACGATCATCTTGAGCGTCGTGTCAAAGCCCTTGGTCATCTCCAAACATTGGATGTATTTGATGAACTCCTTGCTTATACCACCAAACACTCCCTATACCACGACGCTCTTCGTCTATACCGCTACGACCCTCCTCGCCTTCAAGAACTCACGGCCGCTTACGCTGCCTATCTCGAGTCTACATCAGCCTATCGAGAAGCAGGCCTTGCGTACGAGTCACTCGAGAACTGGGCCAAGGCAACGAGTTGCTACCGAACCGCCGGCGCAACATGTTGGCAAGAGTGTCTTTACACTGcagctcagcagcaacctccCATGTCCGCTGAGGCTATGTCCGACCTTGCCAACAATCTTGCAGATGCTCTCTGGGAAGCAAAGGACtactctgctgctgctaccatCCACCTCGAATATCTTGACTCTATTGACATGGCTGTTCGTTGCCTGTGCAAGGGCTATCATTTTGCAGATGCCATTCGTCTCGTTGTTCAACGCAAACGCCCTGACCTCCTTACTGCCAGTGTCGATACTGGCCTCGCCGATGCGCTAGGCACAACGACCGAATTCCTGGCTGACTGCAAGGCCCAGCTCAAGGCTCAGGTTCCTCGCGTTGCCGAGCTTCGCCGTAAGGCCATTGAAGACCCTCTGGCTTTCTACGAAGGAGATCGTGCTGGTGGTATGGACATCCCTGATGATGTCTCTGTCGCCGCCTCTTCCCGAGTCAGCACCAGTGCATCGCTCTTTACGCGATATACAGGCAAGGCTGGGAGTGTTGGAACCGCTGGGACGGGAGTCAGTCGCGCCACAAGCAAGAACCGTAAgcgcgaggagaagaagcgtgCTCGTGGACGAAAGGGAACAGTCTACGAGGAAGAGTATCTTGTCAACAGTATTCGTCGTCTTATCGACCGCGTCAGTGCTGCTGCTCCAGATGCCGAGCGCCTCATCTTCGCGCTTGTGCGGAGGAACATGCCCGAGCGTGGCCGTGCTGCCGAAGCTCTCATGGCTGAGGTATCTGAGGCTTGCACTGCTGCGGTAGCTGAGGTGTTCAAGGTGCCAGAGGCCGAGCAGAAGAATGATGCTGAGCCAACCTGGCAGGCTACAGGAGGCGAAGCTGTATTGCAGGACTTTGTGATGGGGCAGGGCAAGAAGTTGGAGCCCCCGATTGTTAAGGGGGTTAAGAAGCTTACGCTTTTAgggtcatga
- a CDS encoding hypothetical protein (BUSCO:EOG09265DDU), with product MSPTEEKSDDVDFGDNIDMTTFEQILEMDEPGDCEFSSSIVFGFFDQAEETFDQIKEALEEEDLDKLSSLGHFLKGSSATLGLIKIRDGCEKIQRYGKHEKLDGSPEDDSEVCLKHIKDAFEAVKTDYAEVEKLLRQYYDSRE from the exons ATGTCGCCAACCGAGGAGAAG AGTGACGATGTCGATTTCGGTGACAACATCGATATGACCACTTTCGAGCAGAttcttgagatggatgagcCAGGCGATTGTGAATTCAGCTCTTCCATTGTATTTGGCTTCTTCGACCAAGCAGAAGAGACTTTTGACCAGATAAAGGAGGCATT ggaagaggaagatcttGATAAGCTCTCATCTCTTGGACATTTTCTCAAGGGCTCATCAGCGACCCTCGGGCTGATCAAAATCAGGGATGGTTGCGAAAAGATTCAGCGTTATGGCAAACACGAAAAGCTCGACGGCTCTCCTGAAGATGACTCGGAGGTTTGTCTAAAGCACATCAAAGACGCCTTCGAAGCTGTTAAGACGGATTACGCTGAGGTCGAGAAACTCTTGAGGCAGTACTACGATTCAAGGGAATAA
- a CDS encoding hypothetical protein (EggNog:ENOG41): protein MPPKPVRASPTHFVCIPLAGPQLARSLAAFRTEVTNPSGFGVPPTAVRPLGTMHLTLGVMSLKDEGVEQASEVLKSLKLKEYLASARTGQTSTEERLSISLKGLHAFQNAEKTSVLYAPPVDTEGILQKFCEQIKAAFQEAGLMAKEDRPLVLHATVVNTIYVKDGRGRRREKLTLDARDIVSSYDDYVWLEDMPLDKVTLCRMGAKRIEGTDDEAYEVVAEVGF from the coding sequence ATGCCGCCGAAACCAGTCAGGGCGTCTCCGACGCATTTCGTATGCATTCCCCTGGCCGGGCCGCAGCTTGCTAGAAGCTTGGCTGCTTTCCGCACAGAAGTAACGAATCCTTCTGGCTTTGGTGTTCCACCGACTGCAGTGCGTCCCCTCGGCACGATGCACCTGACACTTGGTGTCATGAGCCTCAAGGATGAGGGCGTTGAGCAGGCCAGTGAGGTGTTGAAGAgtttgaagctgaaggagtACCTTGCAAGTGCTAGGACCGGGCAGACATCAACTGAAGAGAGGCTTTCGATATCTTTGAAGGGCTTACATGCTTTTCAGAACGCCGAAAAGACCTCAGTGCTGTATGCGCCACCCGTTGATACTGAGGGGATTCTGCAGAAGTTCTGTGAACAGATCAAGGCGGCCTTCCAGGAAGCTGGATTAATGGCCAAGGAGGACAGGCCATTGGTACTCCACGCAACTGTGGTCAATACGATCTATGTAAAAGATGGTCGCGGGAGAAGACGAGAGAAGTTGACGCTTGATGCTAGGGACATTGTTAGTTCATATGATGACTATGTCTGGCTAGAAGACATGCCCCTTGACAAGGTTACGTTGTGTCGAATGGGGGCAAAGAGAATTGAGGGGACAGACGACGAAGCTTATGAGGTCGTGGCTGAGGTCGGGTTCTAA
- a CDS encoding hypothetical protein (EggNog:ENOG41) — MNTSEKRRPGPGTSPAHTLRTGTSSNNRNSMPAMPPRAAMASNANANPEETLDTTGGAPLKEKENAVAGSGSTKEKDRDKERKERREKREKKERERELEAALKEKDERIAYLEKEMGIMEREFHRELDKLSQNESETATFWQAKHSTLNQQYLRTDTELRLLRAEVEVREGEREELREGWEVLRRELKERDDEIRGLRGQVRGLKEWVSNSTRTDGQECDEVFGDGMARLGNGLQNWVIVNFRKAKINLENLDEATLAEVNDLVPMYEELASTHKVYLLQSIVSKILVEMVFDAYFVGLSDEQTQQFRQLEKIISSYADSDEAINQWRSSTLSLLRRDGSSLKESTSSVTEAILSRITRILDALCGTSPSEARDSGLRVLVNNSIELARLVAVQKAVLRVNMPTVLPHQRVMFESETMEDLGGEDEESLTGREICCVAFPGVIKHGDEHGGHLQYRNVILKARVLCSPEEG, encoded by the exons ATGAACACTTCTGAAAAGCGCCGCCCAGGGCCTGGCACCTCACCTGCCCATACCTTGCGCACCGGCACCTCGAGCAACAATCGAAACAGCATGCCTGCTATGCCTCCCCGAGCTGCCATGGCCTCCAATGCCAACGCGAACCCCGAAGAGACCCTGGACACCACCGGCGGTGCCCCGctcaaagagaaggagaacgcAGTGGCAGGCAGTGGGAGCACAAAGGAAAAGGACCGTGATAAGGAGCGCAAAGAaaggagagaaaagagggagaagaaagagagggaACGGGAACTCGAGGCTGCTctgaaagagaaggatgagaggaTTGCGTatctggagaaggagatgggcATCATGGAGCGAGAGTTCCATCGCGAATTAGATAAGCTGAGCCAGAACGAAAGCGAAACAGCCACATTTTGGCAAGCGAAGCATAGCACCTTGAACCAGCAATACTTACGGACGGATACTGAATTACGACTGCTACGtgctgaggttgaagttCGAGAAGGCGAACGGGAAGAGCTTCGAGAGGGCTGGGAGGTTCTACGACGAGAGCTCAAGGAGCGAGATGACGAGATTCGAGGTCTAAGAGGACAAGTGCGCGGTCTGAAAGAGTGGGTGAGTAATAGCACAAGGACAGATGGGCAAGAATGCGACGAGGTATTTGGTGATGGCATGGCGAGGTTAGGCAATGGATTGCAGAACTGGGTGATTGTGAACTTTCGCAAGGCCAAAATAA ATCTGGAGAATCTGGATGAAGCAACATTGGCTGAGGTCAATGATCTTGTGCCTATGTATGAGGAGCTTGCATCGACACATAAAGTTTACCTCTTGCAGTCTATCGTATCAAAGATATTAGTCGAGATGGTATTTGACGCCTACTTTGTCGGTCTATCGGATGAGCAAACACAACAGTTTCGGCAGCTGGAAAAGATCATTTCTTCATATG CCGATTCTGATGAAGCCATTAACCAATGGCGCTCCTCTACACTTTCACTTCTCCGGCGAGATGGCTCGTCTCTCAAAGAATCAACATCGTCCGTCACAGAAGCTATCCTAAGCAGAATAACACGTATTCTCGACGCCCTTTGTGGCACATCGCCATCCGAGGCTCGAGATAGTGGGCTACGagttcttgtcaacaactCAATCGAGCTTGCGCGCCTCGTCGCTGTTCAAAAGGCCGTCCTCCGCGTGAACATGCCCACGGTTCTACCACATCAAAGGGTCATGTTTGAGTCAGAGACAATGGAAGACTTGGgtggtgaggatgaagagtctCTGACCGGGAGGGAGATATGTTGTGTCGCTTTTCCTGGAGTGATAAAGCATGGCGATGAGCATGGCGGACATTTGCAATATCGAAATGTCATTCTGAAGGCAAGGGTGCTGTGTAGCCCCGAAGAAGGGTGA